The Leptodactylus fuscus isolate aLepFus1 chromosome 1, aLepFus1.hap2, whole genome shotgun sequence nucleotide sequence ccaacatcttcttggagacacggatcagattatctccacccattgtcctcactggtcctcactagttagaggtatttgcatacaatgtgctaacacactagaccccaatcagccaactacacattgatgtatataacaggttagagaatacattccacatgaaatatatattacacattgcctatagtatagactctaaccatcccgtgacattacCGATATGACAATTTATTCCTCAGGTGTGCGGTACAAAGGCACAAGCCCAAAAACAGTACGTCTAGGGGCCTAGGAAGAgcccagacactgaactcattacctgaaggggattggggtgtcatccttggtcagggctgccgataggccagtactactgctactggcgtcaggggcccagccaaatttaaaaatggggggggcccgggccccctggcaccGGCAGCAGTcactgtatgtcctgtttgtttcaactcagatcttgaagcaaggagctgacacatatgcggctgaagcgaggagctgacctgtgtcagctcctcgctccgccgctgccgccggctacccgacAGTGtggacgcgatgtgatgacgtcacatcgcgtctacaactgtgcgccagtaagagagagaggcgcgcagagagcagcgggggaacgaaggagaaggtaagtcagtcagtgtaatgtggaacgtgaaactgggggcagataaaggagaggacggcatgacactgggggcagagatggagggacaagaatctgggggcagaggtggagggacatgaatctgggggcagagatgggggacatgacactgggggcagagatggaggggacatgaatctgggggcagagatggaggggggacatgaatctgggggcagagatggagaggacatgaatctggggcagagatgtggggaacatgaatctgagggcagagatggaggggacatcaatctgggggcagagatggaggggacatgaatctgggggcagagatggaggggacatgaatctgggggcagagatggggggaacatgaatctgagggcagagatggaggggacatcaatctgggggcagagatggaggggacatgaatctgggggcagagatggaggggacatgaatctgggggcagagatgggggggacatgaatctgggggcagagatgtggggaacatgaatctgggggcagaaatggaggggacatgaatctgggggcagagatggagggacattaatctgggggcagagatggaggggggacatgaatctgggggcaaagatggagaggacatgaatctgggggcagagatgggggacacgacactgggggcagagatggagggacatgaatctgcgggcagagatggaggggacatgaatctgggggcagagatggagggacattaatctgggggcagagatggaggggggacatgaatctgggggcaaagatggagaggacatgaatctgggggcagagatgggggacacgacactgggggcagagatggagggacatgaatctgcgggcagagatggaggggacatgaatctgggggcagagatggaggggacatgaatctgggggcagagatggggggacatgaatctgggggcagagatggaggggacatgaaactgggggcagagatggaggggacatgaatctgggggcagagatgggggacatgaatctgggggcagagatggaggggacatgaatctgggggcagagatgtggagacatgaatctgggggcagagatggaggggacatgaatctgggggcagagatggaggggacatgaatctgggggcagagatgggggacatgaatctgggggcagagatggagggacatgaatctgggggcagagatggagggacatgaatctgggggcagagatggagggacatgaatctgggggcagagatggagggacatgaatctgggggcagagatggagggacatgaaactgggggcagatgaagggtgtatatgaagctgggggagagatggaggggggggcatataaattacaggtgactgtaggaggaatatacagtgtgcgggcacatgaaaaattaatgagtgggtggagtcaacataacagtgggtggggctaaatttcctgcggcgcgcaaagcggagagggaactggggcaataatatataatatataagtttttagctggagaataataatgatgtaggcggccatgttactagcatagcagcctgtttgggggcgGGACTTTCactataaaggagtgttcacattgcgtttttggcctcccttgccaggatacgttggtaaccagtcacaatcagctccccacttatccctgcacggagaactgcaggcccccccttttttttaatggccagttcttggtGCAGGGATAagctgacagctgattctgactggttaccaacgtatcccagcaagggaggccaaaaacgcaatgtgaataagccctgaggatttattagtaggctcttatagatggtgctggctctctataggcgcggtcacacggagcagattttacctgcaaatagaatctgatgaagccttgtaatgctgctaaataaagggaaatgtaatacagaatcggTATGTCGCAAtataaggtggggggggggggcgagacacttaggctgtatggggccccaaaattcctgatggcggccctgtcctTGGCGTCTATGTGATGAGGACCTCGCTGTGAACCCCGTCAGGCCCCTGGTGTgactatgatcatgtgatgaggaattaggaccatttatagttatttgattgctaAGATGGAGGGCCTACAGCCCTGATGACGCCATTATAGGGTGGAGCCCGGGGTCAGTATATGGTTGACCTGGGGAGGAGCTCTGTCTCTCTTTTCTGGCCCTGCTCTCTGGACACATCATGTGAGCGGCTAGTGCTCTCTGGTCTCTCTCCTGAGGGGGATGGAACAAAGGGACTGGGGACCATGTGCTTATGGACTCTGATCATGGACTGATGGACTGTTATACCAATATGGAGTAAATACTCTCTATTGTTATATGTTATGTGGTGGGGCTGAGTGTTCCACTACTATGGACACTATGGACTGTTCTGTGATGGGGTAGTCACCCCCAACAACCCGAGgactacttatggactctaatTTTCATGAGGTGAAATTCCAGAGACCCAACCGGGTATTATATTTCTTTGTCTAATCTTTTATTCTCTTTATCTTATTGTACTGTACTATACCTTTCTGTAACTgtataagcttgtatccgctaacatatatctctatgtatgttggttgtctagtatccaCCCTCTTGAGTTAAtaaaaactttagaaagctcgtctcatattatcctataagactcgATCCTTCTCAGGTTGAGAGCGGacagtaaaggtaagaaggtggtcgcagttttgcccgtggcaaggccaggtGTGCCAGCGGCTGGGCCGGGTGGCTGCGGTGGAGGAGAAAATCCTTGCACCTTGGGGCCGGAGGCTGGGGCGGAGTGGTCCGATCCTTCacaggccgcttacacagtaagtaagcggccattttcttgtgacctgtgggcatgcgtagttggctctgcccaaggcctacaagtttcaccgtctgcgccggaagaagacacaggaagaggacgttcctgaaaaatatggaggcgtcgctggagagttctctggcaacattggggacgcccccagtgctgcgagaaactcatttgcataccggcgaagatcgggatttctacagaacggcggtgcagagaagacatctaaaggtaggagaagaagaggctttcttaaggctaatcctacgtggtagggacaaaaaatgccttctgaatgataggatccctttaatgatcagAACATCTGAAGTTCAAgactaataaatacaaaaaaatcaaatgatataaattaaaaaaaatataaaaacaaataaaaagtattaaaaatccaAATTCTTCAAGGAGTTTCTGTAGGATGACCTTCTGACCTGGACCACAACAACTCAAGTGCTGGTAAAGTCAGGTACTAAGCTTagatttaggccgggttcacacggagtattctggctcgtcatttggtacgtagacgcagCGGGAggatttgcaggccgtatacactcccattgttttcaatgggagctggtaccgtacatgtggcgctattttgcagccgtgattttgcgtctacgtaccaaatgacgagccagaatactccatgtgaacccggccttaaaggtCCAGCtaagaagagacagcagaagaTGCATCGGGTAACTCCGGGCTCGACTCAAGTTGTGGACTCCTCAAGTTCATCCTTGGTAGGAATCCCCATACGTTCCTCAGCCCTATGATGTCTTGTACATATATTGGACCCTCTAATTTCTTATCGTAGCCCATCTTTGTTTGTGTCTCGAATTGATGCATTAAATGTAAACCTATGACAAGTCCCACCTGTACCTGCCCTCTGCCTGAAACGGGGAAGACGGAAAAGTCAACCATTCTTCTCGGCCCCATGTCCTTcattaatatattgtatattgtagccCAAACATCTATCAAGGTGAAGAATTGGTTAGTAAGAAGAAGCGTAGACATGAAGGTTGTATTGCAGCCTTTTATTAAGTCCTCGGAGGAGTCTTCCAATCTGGTCTACGACTTGGTAAGAGGCCGGAGTCAGATAGGAAGATCCATGAAGGAAGCACCTCAAGATCTCATAGATCTTCACATTGTGGACATTGTCTTTCTTGAAACCTGTTGATCATGTAACCTTGACAACTGGAATAACACAAGAATATGGCAGTGACGTTATCATCGCGTGTCATCTACTGGTGGAGATATCATATCTGTACCCAACCCAAGACATTCCAATCAGCCGGAAGAGTAATGGATTCTGTTCATCGGTGTCTGAGCGTTTGAAGCCCATCTTCTCATACAGTTTCAAACCATCAACCTGTACCGTGGTGGTGGACAAGATGACCGCCTTATACCCACTCCTCCGAGCAAAGTCAATGACTGCCCGGCATAGCAATTTAGCGATCCCTTTGCCTCTGTGGTTTCTAGACACGGACATCCTCTTCAGCTCCACATTCTTCTCATAACGGGTATTGACAGGGACAGCAGCCACCATGCCCACCACTTCTCCTTCCAGCTCCACCACCCAGAAACCGTGACCTTCCTTCTCTAGATAATATTTTCTGATGTCCGTCAAGTCTCCAGACAAAGCCTTCTTAGCATAGAGATAGAAAAACTGTCTACCAGGGAACCATAAGATGAATGACACACTGGCCCCACtcaagatggagagcagaagggaTCCAGTGGTGACCAGTGGGAGAAGGTGTGCAACCAGCAGAAGAAGCCAGTTATGAGGTTGTCTTAAGGCATGGCGGAAAGTTGGGAAGATGTGCTCACAACAACCAGTCGTGAAGATCTCCCGGACTGAGGGGAGGTCGGATTCTTTGTACACGCGCACAATGCAGGTGGACATCTTGTCTCTCTGGGAATAAACAAAGCACAAAATAAGTCCATGAGATGCAGAAGGTCTAAGCTCTGATATTACTACTGGAATTCTGGGCCACAAAAACCTTCTAAGCAGCAAAATCTCCTCCCTTGGAAAGTGCAGTCTATGGCCAAGGTCCAGAGCCGAGGAATTCACATGGACCAGATCCAAAATACACGACACAAGTAGATACCAACCCCACACACGTGGCCTTAGGTGACCGCAGGAGGTAACAGATGTGTAATGTATAATGCAGgcttgtgcaaaggttttaggcaagcGTAGAAAATATGATCtccacatcatccagtctgtctggttgGACATGGACACAGACGGAtgggagcaagcctacatccaagaTGGTCAGAACAaattccctgccgagttccttcaaaaactgagaTGAACGGGGGAACGCAAAgggattgatgggatttacatacaaaataagCTTTTAACCCTTCTATCTCTGAAGGCATCCTTACTGTGCAGCGATTTAGCCCCCCACCTGCCTATCACTTTTGCACACTACTGCACTGACGATCACTGAAGAATTGTACAATCTTACCTCCGACAGCGGACAACAGATGTTAGTCTTATACTGGCTTCCGAGCGTCCAAGATGTGATTTTCGAAGCACTTGCAAGGTTAATCTCGGCACGCCCAGTTGTTCTAGATTGGTTCTTCTGGATCCACGCCCTCAGCACACTCAGTCAGCAGATCTTACACTGATAGTCATCTCCTTTCCAAGATAATACATGCCCTAGTATAGCAGTGTTACCATATAGAATCTATAGGGACGCTCTGTTATAGAACCAGCAGACATGACATTCAGGACAACTGGACATCTGCTGACCAGGAGGGATTGCTGATgatgagtgttgtgggcatgctctgtgacctgaggAAGGGTCATTGTGCAGGGAGGAGTCAAGCTATGACATAACGTGAATGGTGTTATCTATATACCGGTGATGCCTGCCATTATACCCGGCCTGTGACATGGTCGGAGCCTCACACCATCACAACCACCCATGGTCACAGCCGCACATGGCTATAGTCACACACAGTCAGTCATCCATGGACGGTGGTACAGGTAGGTTGGGACATACAGGGCGGACTGAGTCGCGGCTTCCTGTGGATTGTCCAATAAGACGATGCTCAGGAATTATTTCTGGGAGTTGGAGCGACATTTCGTGATCTGGAAGTGAAAGTCTTGTGTGACACAGAATCCGGAGAGGATCATTCTGGAAGAGATTTCTGGAGGATCCCATTGTCAGTCATCCATTACCCTGCTGTCTTTGTCCTGAACTCCACCCCAGGGTCTCCTCAGCCCCTCTATCTCTACAGTAGGTATTACTCCTCCATTATCTCAGTCCTGAAGAATTTATCATGTTGTAAATTATTACAGCTTCCTAGAGACCCAACACCATCAGCACCATCGGCATCATCACCACCATCAGCTAAACCAATCAACAGCAGCACCAAAACCAATCACCACCATCACCATTACAAAAACCAATCTCCATCATCAAAATATCACCACCACCATTACCATCACcattaccaccaccatcaccattaccatcatcatcaccatcaccaccaccgttaccaccaccatcaccattaCTTCACCCCCACAAGGCAGcgtgttagcagtatatacagactatacatcacatatacatgACAGACCTGGTTATCCTGGTAGATCGGCCGTTGTCTCAATGACATGGAGAGTCAGAATGAGACCAGATCTTCCAGCCATGAGTGATATAATTATTAACCGACCCCTGGAATAATTGACTAGAAGCCTCCTGTCCTTTATACACAGTTCTATCAATGTATTAACCCGTGTCCTAATAATATAAGGTCACAGAGGACAGCGCCGGGAAGCCCAAGCCACCATCTATAGGGGAATCTGCCTTCAACTAGCTCTAATTGCAGGTGTGATGTCAGCCATGGAAGGCTCCTATATGATACTATAGCAGGTGTTATAGTAGCAGTAGTCACCGGCCCAGCAGTGAGAATATTGAAGATCTAAGAAGATAAGCAGGATCTGTGGAGAAGGTCTCCAGGATCTGTGGAGAAGATAACCAGGATCTGTGGAGAAGATAAGCAGGATCTGTGGAGAAGATAAGCAGGATCTGTGGAGAAGATAAGCAGGATCTGTGGAGAAGATAAGCAGGATCTGTGGAGAAGATAAGCAGGCTCTGTGGAGAAGATAACCAGGATCTGTGAAGAAGGTCACCTGGATCTGTGAAGAAGGTCACCAGGATCTGTGGAGAAGGTCACCAGGATCTGTGGAGAAGGTCTCCAGGATCTATGGAGAAGATAAGTAGGATCTGTGGAGAAGGTCTCCAGGATCTGTGAAGAAGGTCTCCAGGATCTATGGAGAAGATAACCAGGATCTGTGGAGAAGGTCTCCAGGATCTGTGGAGAAGATAACCAGGATCTGTGGAGAAGATAACCAGGATCTGTGAAGAAGGTCTCCAGGATCTATGGAGAAGATAAGTAGGATCCTTGGAGAAGGTCACCAGGATCTGTGGAGAAGGTCTCCAGGATCTATGGAGAAGATAAGTAGGATCTGTGGAGAAGGTCACCAGGATCTGTGGAGAAGGTCTCCAGGATCTATGGAGAAGATAACCAGGATCTGTGGAGAAGGTCTCCAGGATCTGTGGAGAAGATAACCAGGATCTGTGGAGAAGATAACCAGGATCTATGGACTAGATAACTAGAATCTGTGGAGAAGGTCACTAGGATCTGTGGAGAAGGTCTCCAGGATCTGTGGAGAAGATAACCAGGATCTGTGGATAAAATAACCAGGATCTGTTAAGAAGGTCACCTGGATCTGTGAAGAAGGTCTCCAGGATCTATGGAGAAGATAACCAGGATCTATGGAGAAGATAACCAGGATCTATGGAGAATGTCACCAGGATCTGTGGAGAAGATAACCAAGATCTATGGAGAAGATAACTAGGATCTATGGAGAAGGTCACCAGGATCTGTGGAGAAGATAACCAGGATCTGTGAAGAAGGTCGCCTGGATCTGTGGAGGAGATCACCAATGAGTTCCCTCGTTCTATCGTATGCTGTTGTCTAGATacctttaaccctttaattgTTTATCTCAGCCCATCTTTGTAGGTCTCTCATATTACTGCATGTAATAAATCCAGGACAATTCCCACCAATATCTGCCTTCTGTAGGTAAGAATCTACTATACGGCTCTCCCACATCTTCCATCGATCTAGGAGTTTAGGTTGACATGTACTTGGTGGAGACTACATGACCAGACGAGGAGGTGGAATAGAACTGTTTAGTATTAAACTACTTTCCTTCAGAGAGAATATTGTCGCTGTCTTTCTTCTACCCTATTCACCTTCTGACTTTGAGAGATAAGGGGTGAAcgttgtaatgtctctgcctgttcgggtcactgcgccccCCTCTGCTCGTACTCTGCGGCGCGGTAGTAGagctcagtttgattctttgctcagagtttttcattgcactgtctgAATACCGCTCTATGATTGTATTTCCATCACACCCGTCTCCTGCACCTTATTCTCTCTGATCATCTATTGGTTAATTCTAATCTggcctgtgtgactgacagcctgtctaccaatcaagcctagggcgggtctttggctccctatatacaggccattggCTGACACAGACTccctggctattgagactctgtcctgtgaccttGTCCCTGTTGCTCcccttctgctactattgtattgctgacctctggcttacccttgtgactattctcttggattacgattctgtactgtgttgttgtttatcttcgttctgtgttgtcacctatacaggaagggcctGTCGACCAGTTGCCTAGTGCAaggaggcaagcaggtaggggcagcggtgggttcagcttaggcctcactgtctattgtgctccttcctccagggttcaccaacatctactggggaattgctcctattgcaattgccttacaaatgtattattatattattactatcatATTAATTACATGGGGCTTTGGATTTGAGGGTTTACCTACAAAaccaaaaatacacacaaaaacctCTATACTGACGATGACCAACTGGcccagtgggatagagggccctgcccacaagggcttacaatctacaagggATAGGGGATAGAGACAGTCGGTGAGTGGAGATGCTGTACAGATGGGGATGTGGTGACAgtggtgttattgggggttgtaggcctttctgaataggggagtcttcattGTTCTCCTGAAAGTTGTGATTCTGGGGCACAGTCTTACGTGTGGTGGAAATGATCTCCAGAGTATGGGGAACACATGGGAGTAgtcttggaggtggttgtgtgaagagcagataagagcagagtaAAGGAGGAGATAATGAGAGGGTCTGAGGTTACCTGGGGTGGGAACGGGGGAAGATCATCAAATGTCCATCCATAACAGATAACACCCAAGTGACATAATCTTATAGTGTCATCTACGGGAGGAGATACCATATCTGAACCCAACCCAAGTCATTCCAATGAGCCAAATAAGAAGTTTTTTGTGCTGCTCAACTTCTGAACGCTTGAAGCCCATCTTCTGGTAGAGTTGTATAGCACTGACCATTATGGAGGTGGTGGACAGGAAAACCGCATGGTACCCATTTTTCCTTGCAAAATCTATCACTGTCCTGCATAATAATTTAGCAAGCCCTCTTCCCCTATGGTGATGAGATATATACATCCTCCGCAGCTCCAGCACGTTGGTCTCATATGGAGTAACGTAAGGAGAAGCAGACACCATGCCCACAACGTCTCCGTCCAGCTCCACCACCCAGAAGCAGTGACCTTCCCTCTGTAGATAATATTTCCTGATGTCCTTCAAGTCTTCAGCCAGACCTTGTCTAATATGTAAATGGAAAAACCCAAAACCAGGGAGCCATAAGAGGAGCAACGCAACGATCCCACCGACGATGGACAGCACCATGGATccagagggaaggaaggaaaggagaagCACAAGCGATAGAAGAAGCCAGCTGTGAGGTTGTCTCATGGTACAGTAGAAAGCTGCAGAGACGTGCTCGTAACATCCAGACGTGAAGATCTCCTGGACGGAACGGTGGTCGGCTTCTGTGTACAAGCGAACACTGTAGGCGGCCATGTTGTCTGTCTGAAAATACATAAATAAGGGTATAAGACCGAACATGTTAGCGGGGTGGACAAGTGCACAGGTTATACCTCGTCCTGTCCTAACCACTGTCTGATAGGGGGGACGACAAAATCATAGAAAGTACCCAAAGTGGTAACAAGGAAAAACATAgactgtcctgcaaaaaacaagtccccGACAGATCTATTATACTGAAGCATAAATGGAAAGATGGTCTGCCGACACTCCGTAGCCTCAAAATCTTCAAGCTTTATTCCATGAAAAGTTTAAAATCACAGCACACAGAAAAGACAAAAGTAGTGTAGAATCAAGAAACACGTATTGTGAATTAAAagaaccgctgacgcgtttcgaggtttgGATGACTAAGAGGGATCCAAActtcgaaacgcgtcagaggTTCTTTTAATTCACAATGCATGTTTCTTGATTCTACACTACTTTTGTCTTTTCTGTGTGCTGTGATTTTAAACTTTTCATGGAATAAAGCTTGAAGATTGTAAGGCTACGGAGTGTTGGCAGACCATCTTTCCATATATGCTTCAATTTATCGACTTCCCTTCACAGTCCGGAGGTAAGGTcttgcagattgtatatagtgtcctatctacaggttatagaggagcagattgtatatagtgtcctatctacagggatCTCAGAGGTGGTGTCCTCAGTTCTGAAGAACACATCAgagttcccttggcaattagCGTTAAGAGAACCCTTGAGTAACCAACTGTAGGCAGCTaccatagcatccagcatggctaaatgcagataAACAAGATGAttacacagatggtaacttcagtgctgcagttggcaatggacagtgtaatgggattagctgagggatcgctgtcttgaccactttttggcacaaaatgaaagtgcaatccagccaagtatggtgcaagtatatgatacaaggacacctacacatctgtctctgacacattggggagttcaccctcatccccccttttggcctgcaccataatgcgcctcttcccagccactccacatctcccaagcttttcattgcaggcagaagtacaacacaacccacccccatgcccaagcctttaacagcctcatcgataaactgctggccctggagatgttggtgtttatgcttctggatacccaggtcttccatcaccagatggcagctggggcacctccctatgctgggcctagctgttactacttctcttggtgtgctgtccctgccttgcgcctgcatgtgtcccataacatcagtcgggcccagagctctgcgctttgctgcaaggtccacttgaccaccgacacatggacaagcgcctgtggtcagggatgctgcagtgcttatctttaatgacaggcagggtgaatgtggtggagtctggtccccgggtgcaaactggggtggcctatctcctctcccaggccaaaattcatggcaggagtagactgaaaccctactacgcagcaacctccaccccagctactagcggcaaatgctgtaa carries:
- the LOC142196752 gene encoding N-acetyltransferase 8B-like, whose amino-acid sequence is MSTCIVRVYKESDLPSVREIFTTGCCEHIFPTFRHALRQPHNWLLLLVAHLLPLVTTGSLLLSILSGASVSFILWFPGRQFFYLYAKKALSGDLTDIRKYYLEKEGHGFWVVELEGEVVGMVAAVPVNTRYEKNVELKRMSVSRNHRGKGIAKLLCRAVIDFARRSGYKAVILSTTTVQVDGLKLYEKMGFKRSDTDEQNPLLFRLIGMSWVGYRYDISTSR
- the LOC142188744 gene encoding putative N-acetyltransferase family 8 member 5 — protein: MAAYSVRLYTEADHRSVQEIFTSGCYEHVSAAFYCTMRQPHSWLLLSLVLLLSFLPSGSMVLSIVGGIVALLLLWLPGFGFFHLHIRQGLAEDLKDIRKYYLQREGHCFWVVELDGDVVGMVSASPYVTPYETNVLELRRMYISHHHRGRGLAKLLCRTVIDFARKNGYHAVFLSTTSIMVSAIQLYQKMGFKRSEVEQHKKLLIWLIGMTWVGFRYGISSRR